Genomic DNA from Modestobacter versicolor:
CGGCCGCACCGGCCTGCTGGCCGCCATCGGCGCCGGCGACGCGGCGGTCGACGCCGCCGTGACCCGCTCCCGCGCCGTGTTCGGCACCGTGCGCACCCGCGCCGAGGCGCTGCCCGGCGAGGCCCAGGTCCAGGCCGACCTCGCCGCCAAGGAGGCCCGCACCCGGGCCGAGCAGGCCCGCGAGCGGGCGGCCCGCGCCGCCGCCGAGGCCCGTGCCCGCGCCGTCCAGGCCCGCACCCAGGCCGAGGGCGCCGCCACCCAGGCGCGCGCGGCGGTGACCACGGCCGCCTCGACCGTCCGCCCGGAGACCGTGCTCGGCACCGTCACCGGCCTCGTGGACAGCGCCCGCAACCAGGCGCTGGCCGCGATCGCCGAGCTGGCCGGCCGGGGCGAGAAGGTCGTCGGCGACCTGCGCACCCAGCCCGCGTTCCGCCGGGTCGTGGCCCGCACCGAGCGCGCCGTCGACACCGTCGAGGACGCCCTGGAGGACGTGCTCGAGGAGACCGCCGAGACCGTCGGCAAGGCCTCGGACGAGGTGACCTCGGTGGCGCAGAAGACCAAGGCGCGCACCGACAAGGCCGTCGACCGGGCGACCGAGGACGGTCGCACGGCCGCCCGCTCGGCCAAGCGCGCCGTCCGGGAGACCGCCGAGGCCCCGGCGGCGCCGAAGGCCCCCAAGGCCACGGCGAAGGTCGCGGCTCCGAAGGCGACCGCCACCAAGGCGACCGCGAAGAAGGCGACCCCGGCGACCGTCCCGGCCGCCACGGCCAGCACCCCGGTGCCGGACCCGACCGCCGTCCCGGCGAAGAGCAGCACTCCCGCCAGCTAGGCACGCACCACCGCGACGCCCCGGCACCGCTCCTGCGGTGCCGGGGCGTCGTCGTCCCACCCGTCCGGGGCAGCAGGCGCGTTCCCGCCCACCTGCCCGGCGATCGCGCCTATCCTGGACGCCATGTTCGGCTTCGACGGGATCGTCTACGCAGTGGTGCTCTACGGCACCCTCGCCCTGGCGCTGTGGGCCTTCGTCGACGCCGTGATCCGGCCCGCCGCGGGGTTCGTGGCCGCCGGCAAGCTCACCAAGCCCGGCTGGCTGGCGATCACCGGCATCGCCGCGCTGGTGCTCTACTGGCGTGGCCCGCTCGACTTCTTCGGCCTGCCCGCGGTGATCGCGGCGGTCGTCTACCTGGTCGACGTCCGGCCGGCCGTGCGCGGCCTGCGCCGGGGCAACACCAGCTGGTGACCCCTCGGGTCGGTCAGAGCCGGTCGTCGGCCGGCATGACGACCCACAGCACGATGTAGGCGATGAACTGCGGCCCGGGCAGCACGCAGGAGACGACGAAGGCCGCCCGGAGGCCGGTGCGGGACAGCCCGAGCCGACGGGCCAGGCCGGAGCAGACCCCGGCGATGACGCGGTGACGGGTGTCGCGGGTGAGCCGGTTGGACACGGGAGAGGTCATGGCTCCGAACGTAGCCGTCAGCCGAAGATCCCGGCAGGTGGCTGCGGGGAGGGCTGGGCGTCGGCGTCGGTGACCACGGCGGCCTGGCCGACGAACCGGTCCAGCTCCTCGTCGCCGACCACCCGCGAGGGCATCGGGTCGCCGGCGCAGCGGCGGGTCAGCCCGGCGATCGGCAGCTCGGCGTCGGAGGCGACCGCCACGGTGTTGCCGAACCGGCGGCCGCGCAGCGTGCCCGGCTCGGCGAGCAGGGCGACGTGGCCGAAGACCGCCCGCAGGGTGGCCGCCTCGGCCTTCACGAAGCGCAGCGGCGGACCGTCGGAGACGTTCCAGGCGGTGACGCCACCAGGCCGGAGCACCCGCGCGACGTCGCGGGCGAACTCGACGGTGGTCAGGTGGGCCGGGGTGCGGGCGCCGGCGAACACGTCGACCAGGACGACGTCCGCGCTGGCGTCGGGGTGCGCGGCCAGCCCGGCCCGGGCGTCGGCGGCCCGCACCCGGACCCGGGCGTTCCGGGGGAGGGGCAGCTCGCGGCGCACCAGGTCGGTGAGCGCCTCGTCCAGCTCGACCACCCGCTGCCGCGAGCCGGGCCGGGTCACGGCGACGTAGCGGGCCAGGGTCAGCGCGCCGCCGCCGAGGTGGACGACGTCCAGCGGCCGGCCTGGCTCGGCGGCGAGGTCGAGCACGTGCCCCATCCGGCGGACGTACTCGAACTCAAGGTGCGTGGGGTCGACCAGGTCGACGTGCGACTGCGGGACGCCGTCGAGCAGCAGCTCCCAGGAGCCGTCCCGGTCGGCGTCGGCCAGCAGCTCCGCCGTCCCGCCGGCGACCTCGGTCCGCCCCGGCAGCGCGGTCAGGTGCGCCCGGTCCCGCCGGCTCACCGGACCACCGGTGCGCTCAGCCGGGCCGGGTCGAACAGCGCGATCGGGTGCCGCGTCGCCCGCTCGGTGACCAGGTCGGCGAGCACCTCCCCGACGAGCGGGACGAACTTGAAGCCGTGCCCGGAGAAGCCCGCCGC
This window encodes:
- a CDS encoding fused MFS/spermidine synthase: MSRRDRAHLTALPGRTEVAGGTAELLADADRDGSWELLLDGVPQSHVDLVDPTHLEFEYVRRMGHVLDLAAEPGRPLDVVHLGGGALTLARYVAVTRPGSRQRVVELDEALTDLVRRELPLPRNARVRVRAADARAGLAAHPDASADVVLVDVFAGARTPAHLTTVEFARDVARVLRPGGVTAWNVSDGPPLRFVKAEAATLRAVFGHVALLAEPGTLRGRRFGNTVAVASDAELPIAGLTRRCAGDPMPSRVVGDEELDRFVGQAAVVTDADAQPSPQPPAGIFG
- a CDS encoding DUF2516 family protein, whose product is MFGFDGIVYAVVLYGTLALALWAFVDAVIRPAAGFVAAGKLTKPGWLAITGIAALVLYWRGPLDFFGLPAVIAAVVYLVDVRPAVRGLRRGNTSW
- a CDS encoding PspC domain-containing protein, whose product is MTSPVSNRLTRDTRHRVIAGVCSGLARRLGLSRTGLRAAFVVSCVLPGPQFIAYIVLWVVMPADDRL